In one Halichondria panicea chromosome 4, odHalPani1.1, whole genome shotgun sequence genomic region, the following are encoded:
- the LOC135334947 gene encoding uncharacterized protein LOC135334947, protein MVTEWTCEVVAAMETQGVLLLILLLVLCAVSTCWGQQVYLTLGSSPSITTNNTEILITAIGEDATGGLPSLTCHTDLTTCCRSSDNNGMGALGQWRYPDGSVVLQNGASAAAGQQFYIVRGKPQVIILNRRETTLTPTGSYCCTVPTSGEDMTLCANLVAPNSVTCSDNIPAISNGAITYTSGSTNNRPVATYSCFNPYTLVGVSVRTCGSDGEWSSSPAPVCQSKE, encoded by the exons ATGGTTACAGAATGGACATGTGAAGTGGTCGCAGCAATGGAGACTCAAGGTGTTCTGCTTCTAATTCTGCTACTTGTGCTGTGTGCTGTGTCCACCTGCTGGGGACAACAAG TCTACCTGACTCTGGGATCTAGTCCTAGCATCACTACTAACAACACTGAGATCCTCATCACTGCCATTGGAGAGGATGCTACTGGTGGTCTCCCTTCTctcacctgtcacactgacctcACTACCTGCTGTAGAAGTAGTGACAACAATGGCATGGGAGCACTAGGACAGTGGAGGTATCCTGATGGAAGTGTGGTACTGCAAAATGGTGCCTCAGCGGCTGCTGGACAGCAGTTCTACATTGTAAGGGGTAAACCTCAGGTCATCATACTAAATCGTAGAGAGACTACCCTCACTCCAACCGGgtcctactgttgtactgtaccaactaGTGGAGAAGATATGACCCTCTGTGCTAACCTGG TTGCCCCTAATTCAGTCACATGTTCTGATAATATCCCGGCTATATCTAATGGAGCCATAACTTATACCAGTGGATCCACTAACAACAGACCAGTGGCCACTTACAGCTGCTTCAATCCCTACACTCTGGTTGGAGTGTCAgtgaggacttgtgggagtgatggagagTGGAGCTCATCACCAGCTCCAGTGTGTCAGAGTAAGGAATGA
- the LOC135334934 gene encoding beta-alanine-activating enzyme-like, with translation MSLLDCICCRRHGHSVAACWDPCSGELLSMVTYSELQEKALQLATILRNHHSACGNVGLYGECCPEVIAALIAVMAIPGAYVPLSIHQPLKQRVEFLRKNGIDIILVQESVLETFLSDAITLLPDCTLSLSCHTLAYGLVLARLHWTGPASTTTESANHGPASTTTESINHGLASTTTESAPTTNTRNEPAFLTKYREEVNTYCWPCQKEGRASNPWLLPSTAHSSSPAYGTAHSSSPAYSTAHASSPTYGTSHSSSPAYSTAHASSPAYGNAHASSPAYGTAYVLSTSGTTGDPVIVQALHCSIVPNIVDLRERFSCGEYDVVFNAAPLTFDPSVVEIFVSLSSGSSLLTVPENVKSIPSQLAKALRSVTVLQATPTLIRRFGREELRHGLLGPYSKLKVLAFGGESCPDYNTLATWKDCKNATTFFNLYGLTEVSSWATCYQFPDAAGTVLLGNPLLGSKVEVRNDEGQPIECGEGVIWTGGDYRVCLVGDESVMCEDGGRMRCTGDVGRVLPGGGVVYVGRRDRQVKRRGHRVNLDYIQHGIESLDHVTSCVVTTTSSGHGPRPQEQGKIPHPQSVSEVLVAFIVPAEILKVNVSKYCGDVFAALRATLPRSCVPDEIVLIKQLPLTHHGKADITSLTSYSNPAIYIESPSEGDLTTNKPLSQELLSNLLCESALCTTGVSAWGNDVRLTELGANSFDIVRLSTHFLKIVPSHAATEDIESALVELLLTATLDEVATQLFNMLQDGTKRKRFISDNELPTGRKSARVTHSVQGQSSQQEVLSWRAGKMFRNGQLLPHFISDDHSNLSFDKRSLHFTVRWSVNTGKCVDSSPLLVVGGLSGGPTIFIGSHSGLFQAIEHLSGAVRWRQQLPDRIESSACVSACGCYVAVGCYDGRLYVFSADDGSLNWTFATPHSEGTPCVDPTSGHVPHTGGRPPPIKSSPCVDPTSGHMWFGAHDHYIYAIDVQTKSLVHKVYPGGGSCFATPCVDPTTGLVYCATLQGRVAAINAVSGQMEWTFQCPKPIFSSPTCIPSRREVFAGCVDGSVYVLREGGKLNAVLSTDDAVFSSCCILESDSKLRVICGSHDNHMHCWNGNYEYEWKTQLDSPVYSTPCPLSLTTTRQKSDIFQTVCVCSSSGCMYIVNVFTGTILGKYCFPGPVFSSPICYEHSIVVGCRDNYVYCVAVQIV, from the exons ATGAGCCTCCTGGACTGCATCTGCTGCAGGAGACATGGCCACAGTGTTGCTGCATGCTGGGACCCGTGTTCTGGAGAATTGTTATCCATGGTTACCTATTCTGAGCTGCAAGAAAAGGCTCTTCAACTAGCTACTATTCTAAGGAACCACCATTCAGCCTGTGGTAATGTGGGACTGTATGGGGAGTGTTGTCCAGAGGTGATTGCTGCATTGATTGCTGTGATGGCTATACCGGGAGCTTACGTTCCACTCTCAATTCATCAGCCATTGAAGCAACGAGTGGAGTTTCTACGCAAGAATGGAATTGATATTATACTGGTACAAGAATCTGTCCTAGAG ACATTCCTGAGTGATGCCATCACCCTCCTTCCCGACTGTACTCTCTCTCTTAGTTGCCACACTCTAGCATACGGACTGGTTCTCGCCAGACTACACTGGACAGGCCCGGCCAGCACAACTACTGAGTCTGCCAACCACGGCCCGGCCAGCACAACTACTGAGTCTATCAACCACGGCCTGGCCAGCACAACTACTGAGTCTGCCCCCACTACAAACACTCGCAATGAACCTGCATTTCTAACTAAATACAGAGAAGAAGTGAACACTTACTGTTGGCCGTGTCAGAAAGAAGGCCGTGCTTCCAACCCATGGCTGCTACCAAGTACCGCCCACTCATCCTCACCAGCCTATGGTACCGCCCACTCATCCTCACCAGCCTATAGTACTGCCCACGCATCATCACCAACATATGGTACCTCCCACTCGTCCTCACCAGCCTACAGTACCGCCCACGCATCCTCACCAGCATATGGTAACGCCCACGCATCATCACCAGCATATGGTACCGCCTACGTCCTCTCAACTTCTGGTACAACTGGAGACCCAGTGATTGTACAAGCACTTCATTGCAGTATAGTACCCAATATTGTGGATCTGAGGGAGAGATTCTCGTGTGGAGAGTATGATGTCGTCTTTAATGCCGCtcctttgacctttgacccatcTGTTGTTGAG ATCTTTGTATCGCTATCTTCAGGGTCATCTCTGCTCACAGTGCCAGAGAATGTGAAGAGTATCCCTTCACAGTTGGCAAAGGCTCTACGATCTGTTACCGTGctacaagccacacccactttaatTAGACGGTTTGGCAGAGAGGAGCTGAGACATGGCTTGCTGGGACCTTATTCTAAATTAAAAGTCCTTGCATTCGGAGGAGAAAGCTGTCCCGATTACAACACACTGGCTACGTGGAAGGATTGCAAG AATGCCACCACATTTTTCAACCTCTATGGACTGACCGAGGTGTCTAGTTGGGCCACTTGTTATCAATTTCCAGATGCTGCCGGAACCGTGTTACTAGGCAACCCACTGCTGGGGTCAAAGGTGGAGGTCCGGAATGACGAGGGTCAACCAATAGAGTGTGGAGAAGGTGTAATTTGGACGG GTGGTGACTATCGTGTGTGCTTAGTGGGTGATGagagtgtgatgtgtgaggaTGGTGGGCGTATGAGGTGTACGGGGGACGTGGGGAGGGTGCTCCCTGGAGGAGGTGTGGTCTATGTCGGCCGACGAGACAGACAGGTGAAGAGGCGAGGCCACAGAGTCAACCTGGACTATATTCAACAT GGGATTGAGTCACTGGACCACGTCACGTCGTGTGTGGTGACCACGACCTCCTCAGGCCATGGACCCCGCCCACAAGAGCAAGGGAAAATCCCCCACCCACAATCTGTCTCAGAAGTTTTGGTAGCTTTCATTGTGCCGGCTGAGATATTGAAAGTGAATGTGAGCAAGTATTGCGGTGATGTGTTTGCTGCATTGAGAGCCACTCTTCCTCGATCCTGTGTTCCTGATGAGATTGTGCTGATAAAGCAACTGCCTCTGACCCACCACG GTAAAGCTGACATCACTTCTCTCACAAGCTACTCTAACCCAGCTATCTACATCGAGTCTCCATCAGAGGGGGACCTCACGACAAACAAACCACTGAGCCAGGAACTACTGAGTAATCTACTCTGTGAATCAGCTCTGTGTACTACAGGTGTATCTGCCTGGGGCAATGATGTCAGGCTAACAGAACTAGGAGCTAACTCCTTCGACATTGTTCGATTATCCACTCACTTTCTGAAGATTGTTCCGTCTCACGCTGCAACTGAAGACATAGAATCTGCACTGGTTGAATTACTCCTGACTGCAACTCTAGACGAGGTGGCCACTCAGCTATTCAATATGCTCCAAGATGGAACAAAGAGAAAGCGTTTTATTTCCGATAATGAGTTACCAACAGGGCGTAAGTCTGCTAGGGTCACGCACTCAGTACAAGGTCAAAGTTCTCAACAGGAGGTGTTGAGTTGGAGAGCAGGGAAAATGTTCAGAAATGGGCA gcTACTTCCTCACTTCATTTCAGATGACCACAGCAACCTCTCTTTTGACAAACGCTCTCTCCACTTCACTGTTCGTTGGAGTGTGAACACGGGTAAGTGTGTGgactcctcccccctcctcgTGGTGGGAGGCCTCAGCGGTGGGCCCACTATCTTCATCGGCTCTCACTCTGGACTGTTCCAGGCCATCGAGCATCTGTCGGGGGCTGTGAGGTGGAGACAGCAGCTGCCTGATAGGATCGAGTCCTCGGCTTGTGTGTCAGCATGTGGATGCTACGTGGCTGTCG GTTGCTATGACGGTCGATTGTACGTCTTCTCTGCTGACGATGGGTCTCTGAACTGGACCTTTGCTACTCCCCACAGTGAAGGTACCCCCTGTGTGGACCCCACCTCAGGACATGTCCCCCACACTGGGGGTAGGCCCCCACCAATCAAGAGCTCCCCTTGTGTGGACCCCACCTCAGGACATATGTGGTTTGGAGCACATGATCACTACATATATGCCATTGACGTACAG ACAAAATCTCTCGTGCACAAAGTCTACCCTGGTGGGGGGTCTTGTTTTGCTACCCCCTGCGTTGATCCTACAACTGGGCTTGTGTACTGTGCTACACTGCAAGGGAGGGTTGCTGCCATCAACGCT GTATCTGGACAGATGGAGTGGACTTTTCAATGCCCTAAACCAATCTTCTCCTCACCGACTTGCATCCCCTCAAGGAGAGAGGTGTTTGCAGGCTGTGTGGATGGGAGTGTGTATGTACTCAGGGAGGGGGGAAAGTTG AATGCTGTACTGAGTACGGATGATGCTGTCTTCTCCAGTTGTTGTATTCTAGAGTCTGATTCCAAGCTCCGTGTAATTTgtggatcacatgacaatcacatgCACTGCTGGAACGGTAACTACGAGTACGAATGGAAGACACAACTGGACTCCCCAGTGTACTCTACACCTTGTCCCCTTTCCCTAACCACCACTCGCCAAAAATCAGATATTTTTCAAACAGTGTGTGTTTGCTCAAGTTCAGGGTGTATGTATATTGTTAATGTATTCACAGGTACTATTCTGGGAAAGTACTGTTTTCCGGGCCCAGTTTTTTCGTCCCCAATTTGTTATGAACATTCTATAGTAGTTGGTTGTCGGGACAATTATGTTTATTGTGTAGCCGTTCAGATTGTGTAA
- the LOC135334701 gene encoding uncharacterized protein LOC135334701, whose translation MTSRISLLSARSDFASSSSTLFFAKSGFASIHKAVAKNNHVRVKILLGTATNQERLTRDKRRMTPLLVAATFGSTAAFQILMNSGANFKARSADGLTVVQCAAAHRHSSIILSLNSEHLLCGLQEIFEYLSSFPEMKEMHNTLIVLDHAIAARVCVGGVNSTTLQEKILQCNGLHVLADILDVCTRNDSETMMNLIGTVAVQIIEKLSSCVLIVPGILTTSIPHSVVIAMQTNSETLVSALAILKKMTKEVFLELGAPSIIMNIAMTSQSEHEREVTIESMCSITDMAQIYYELGFLQNILQLLKRPSLGNKFLLIILNLLKVMINVGGKVLIEIVEVGFMQVLLEHFMNQSTVVTIQIMSLLRTLCLNSDKARSIITKSKQALQKLIHLSRFYLNQDSKFESFEIVWLLAENSDKERTGLACLLGSACIMRVLSVGSSQFQFIAVTMLRLISPDVYGLQDEITGAGGVASILKLIRLASSDVQLEALKVLENLSYDIALRTNKNTQKSILELGAIQLLLRLYSTTKDDRLKLQACCTLAAVSIGNPAMKITIIHDAKFSLKELIEVIDRPQQDQTVLCTAMRALCYYAYNSTKTQLSICEVKKVSVEPFRNLMSSRDKFVSSLSAFQLIVLVRVLETKEDKTQIVANSLRLLINELELAVGRENISLQVHICSLLSASLHIRVGLPNAVLAYGVASILTRLLLSDIEQCRRTSAITLSYLTLTPRGSRTILGYCRKSPRLFQLLKRHSAGYVLSGSFLEGWEHYRTTHLLRAERGWAVQEEELVAAPMAEAKVFGSWCIDCDTTILIKDDRKTPSDDYTPHPDNSRPPLISIETLSSSPKTPSFAHGQQLPLSNASRPDSTLQSLKLPSIAVNNHLVAHCFADTYKNQFEI comes from the exons ATGACGTCTCGAATCTCTTTGCTCTCTGCTAGATCTGATTTTGCTAGCAGTTCCAGCACTCTATTCTTTGCTAAGAGTGGCTTTGCCTCCATCCACAAAGCTGTGGCTAAGAACAATCATGTTCGTGTCAAGATTCTCCTAGGCACGGCTACAAACCAAGAAAGGCTCACCAGGGACAAACGAAGGATGACTCCATTACTAGTAGCTGCTACGTTCGGTTCCACTGCAGCTTTCCAAATACTGATGAACTCTGGAGCAAATTTCAAAGCTCGATCTGCTGATGGTTTAACAGTCGTACAATGTGCCGCTGCTCATCGCCATAGTAGCATTATTCTCTCACTAAACTCGGAACATCTTCTCTGTGGCTTGCAAGAAATCTTCGAATATTTGAGTTCATTTCCTGAGATGAAAGAAATGCACAATACTCTGATAGTACTCGATCATGCCATTGCGGCtcgggtgtgtgtgggcggagTCAACAGCACAACACTACAAGAGAAGATCTTACAATGCAATGGGCTGCATGTTCTAGCCGACATCTTAGACGTGTGTACAAGAAACGACTCTGAAACCATGATGAATCTAATTGGTACCGTGGCAGTTCAAATCATCGAGAAATTGTCCAGCTGTGTTTTAATAGTCCCTGGAATCCTCACCACTTCAATTCCACACAGCGTTGTCATTGCAATGCAGACGAACTCTGAGACGCTAGTATCTGCCCTTGCTATTttgaagaagatgacaaaagAAGTTTTTCTAGAATTAGGAGCTCCTTCGATTATCATGAACATTGCTATGACCTCGCAGAGCGAACACGAACGAGAGGTTACCATAGAAAGCATGTGCAGTATTACAGATATGGCACAAATCTATTACGAGCTTGGTTTTCTACAAAATATTCTCCAGCTACTCAAAAGACCATCGCTAGGTAACAAGTTCTTACTTATCATTCTAAATTTATTGAAAGTCATGATAAACGTTGGAGGGAAGGTTCTAATAGAAATTGTTGAAGTTGGATTTATGCAAGTTTTATTGGAACATTTTATGAATCAGAGCACCGTGGTTACTATCCAAATAATGTCATTGCTCAGAACTTTATGTTTAAATAGCGATAAAGCACGTAGTATTATCACAAAATCAAAGCAAGCTTTACAAAAACTAATCCACCTGTCGAGGttctatttaaatcaagattcCAAATTTGAATCGTTTGAAATTGTCTGGTTGTTAGCTGAAAATTCGGACAAAGAGAGAACGGGTTTAGCCTGTTTGTTAGGGTCGGCTTGCATCATGCGTGTTTTGAGTGTAGGGAGCAGCCAGTTCCAGTTCATAGCTGTCACGATGCTTAGACTCATATCCCCAGACGTGTACGGACTACAAGACGAAATAACAGGCGCAGGAGGTGTGGCTTCAATTCTCAAGCTAATACGATTAGCTAGTAGTGATGTTCAACTAGAAGCACTGAAGGTGTTGGAAAATCTAAGTTACGACATTGCTTTGCGAACGAATAAAAACACTCAAAAATCTATATTGGAATTGGGCGCTATTCAACTTTTGCTTAGACTATATTCAACAACTAAAGATGATAGACTGAAGCTTCAGGCTTGCTGTACGCTAGCCGCTGTTTCCATTGGCAACCCAGCTATGAAAATAACTATTATTCACGATGCGAAATTCTCTCTCAAAGAATTAATCGAAGTAATTGACAGACCTCAACAGGACCAAACTGTGCTGTGTACAGCGATGAGAGCGCTCTGTTACTATGCATACAATAGCACCAAAACGCAATTGAGCATTTGCGAGGTCAAAAAAGTGTCAGTTGAACCTTTCAGAAATTTAATGTCTAGCAGAGACAAATTTGTGAGCTCACTATCCGCCTTTCAACTTATTGTTTTGGTGAGAGTACTAGAAACTAAAGAAGACAAAACACAAATAGTAGCTAATAGTTTGCGACTTTTGATTAACGAGCTTGAGTTAGCAGTAGGCCGGGAAAATATCTCACTACAGGTTCATATTTGCTCCTTATTGAGTGCTTCACTGCACATTCGTGTTGGTCTGCCAAATGCTGTGCTTGCGTATGGTGTAGCATCAATCCTCACCAGACTATTGCTGTCTGACATCGAGCAATGTCGTAGAACGTCCGCCATTACACTCAGCTACCTCACACTCACCCCCAGAGGATCCAGAACCATTCTTGGCTATTGCAGAAAGTCTCCACGGCTATTCCAACTATTGAAACGGCACAGTGCTGGCTACGTTTTGTCGGGAAGTTTTCTGGAGGGTTGGGAGCACTACCGAACTACTCACCTCCTCCGAGCGGAGAGGGGGTGGGCTGTACAAGAGGAGGAGTTAGTGGCAGCACCAATGGCAGAAGCTAAAGTGTTCG GGTCTTGGTGCATTGACTGTGACACTACAATTCTAATCAAAGATGACAGAAAGACCCCCTCTGATGATTATACCCCCCACCCTGACAACAGTAGACCACCTCTAATATCCATCGAAACTTTGAGTTCTTCGCCTAAGACACCATCTTTCGCACACGGACAGCAGCTGCCTCTCAGTAATGCCTCGAGGCCGGACAGTACATTACAGTCACTCAAACTGCCTAGTATTGCTGTCAATAACCACTTGGTTGCTCATTGTTTTGCTGATACGTATAAAAATCAATTTGAAATATGA